From a region of the Actinomadura luzonensis genome:
- a CDS encoding ABC transporter permease: MTAAPGYAPRRTLPLRVEIVRQFKRRRTIGMFALLLALPWVLVIAFEIGPQSSNQGQSLRISDLATQSGLNFAAFALSVSANFLLVVAVALFCGDTVASEANWSSLRYLLAAPIPRDRLLRQKLIVALGYSAAAVICLPLMALVAGTLAFGWNDIQVPVTGEVIPAFDVLPRFGIVIGYALVSQLVVAALAFLISTMTDSPLGAVGGAVGLWIVSTILQAVEALGSLREFLPTYWNSAWMDALAPELDWGGMIKGASVSITYAAILIAVAFRRFRRKDVVS; this comes from the coding sequence ATGACCGCCGCGCCGGGTTACGCGCCCCGCCGCACGCTGCCGCTGCGCGTGGAGATCGTCCGGCAGTTCAAGCGGCGGCGGACGATCGGCATGTTCGCGCTGCTGCTGGCGCTGCCCTGGGTCCTGGTGATCGCCTTCGAGATCGGGCCGCAGTCCAGCAACCAGGGACAGTCGCTGCGCATCTCCGACCTGGCGACGCAGAGCGGGCTCAACTTCGCCGCCTTCGCCCTGTCCGTGTCGGCCAACTTCCTGCTGGTGGTCGCGGTGGCGTTGTTCTGCGGCGACACCGTGGCCAGCGAGGCCAACTGGTCCTCGCTGCGTTACCTGCTGGCCGCGCCGATCCCACGGGACCGGCTGCTGCGCCAGAAGCTGATCGTGGCGCTCGGCTACTCGGCGGCGGCGGTGATCTGCCTGCCGCTGATGGCGCTCGTGGCGGGCACGCTGGCGTTCGGGTGGAACGACATCCAGGTGCCCGTGACCGGCGAGGTCATCCCGGCGTTCGACGTGCTGCCGCGCTTCGGCATCGTGATCGGGTACGCCCTGGTCAGCCAGCTCGTGGTGGCGGCGCTGGCGTTCCTCATCTCCACCATGACGGACTCCCCGCTGGGGGCCGTCGGCGGGGCCGTGGGGCTGTGGATCGTGTCGACCATCCTGCAGGCGGTCGAGGCGCTGGGGTCGCTGCGCGAGTTCCTGCCCACGTACTGGAACAGCGCCTGGATGGACGCGCTCGCGCCGGAGCTGGACTGGGGTGGCATGATCAAGGGCGCGTCGGTGTCGATCACGTACGCGGCGATCCTGATCGCGGTGGCCTTCCGGCGCTTCCGCAGAAAGGATGTCGTGAGCTGA
- a CDS encoding GNAT family N-acetyltransferase produces MTTGHVLRPARPDDYDAIAAVVDSWWGRPVLPSLPRLFLDHFHRTSLIASTPEPTTSLSEPTTSPPGPASLSESGEMTGFLIGFLSPSAEHEAYIHFVGVSPRARGAGLARTLYETFFDLARKHDRSVVKAITSPLNTTSIAFHQRMGFTVQGPLPAYNGPGTTLMTFERPLT; encoded by the coding sequence ATGACGACCGGACACGTGCTGCGTCCCGCCAGACCGGACGACTACGACGCCATCGCCGCCGTGGTCGACTCCTGGTGGGGCCGACCCGTCCTGCCCTCCCTCCCCAGACTCTTCCTCGACCACTTCCACCGAACCAGCCTCATCGCCTCCACCCCCGAACCCACCACCTCCCTCTCCGAACCCACCACCTCCCCGCCCGGACCCGCCTCGCTATCCGAATCAGGCGAGATGACAGGGTTCCTCATCGGCTTTCTCTCCCCGTCGGCGGAGCACGAGGCGTACATCCACTTCGTCGGCGTCTCCCCCCGCGCGCGGGGCGCAGGCCTGGCACGGACCTTGTACGAGACGTTCTTCGACCTCGCCCGAAAGCACGATCGGAGCGTGGTGAAGGCGATCACCTCGCCGCTGAACACGACGTCCATCGCCTTCCACCAGCGAATGGGCTTCACCGTACAAGGCCCGCTACCCGCCTACAACGGTCCCGGCACCACCCTGATGACCTTCGAACGCCCCCTTACCTGA